Proteins from one Erysipelothrix larvae genomic window:
- a CDS encoding glucosaminidase domain-containing protein has translation MRKKQKLITVLLVGMLISSGIITNVLSEDTISDRSTPVYTVHRIEPDGSFSSTVDNFSTNNFNDAQKKMNDYANSQDNKNIVVRSTTSRSDTKIVSAFRARAQAYPYRKSTILGTDGAKTLGIYYDNQLKSRYTYVPAHYELFYYQTVLVNGKLVAEVEVNGARGFVDLDQIDIVPLFYYETKKEIMLGGNEDYYAKNGSDAEQPYKKIVSLTHYKVVYDASAKTNDLSVVVTTSHKSSSTTGASTTFAIAPSWLPPGTYYSANGINYYYDIELKQPVNNGASFYAYYVWLPVRSMSNITADDLNNYLVNRLGYSSDKNNAKYSVIAGNEQLFIEYANKYGMNALMVFAQACLESTYGSSTYARERLNLFGWNAVDSNPNLATTFAGLDTALSSFMGTLFRGYFSINDWRYYGNSYGNKGSGVTPAYASDPYYGYKIASIAYFIDYRSGFKDYDAYQLGVITDNKPVDVKKSSSNSAANWYSTKTNRINQTFTILSEENGFIKTNLSMPTENGSVVDKDVEVDLTSVFGYISSNRITKLPKVTNYGTSVPQTRITLKSSEVNYMISTGDGTSLNMRSSWTTNSRIMTTIPDNAIVKSVGIASNGWVKVEYNGLRGYVSPDFVKQTESPIEVPTGMKGDLNGDSKIDSRDMMAIYRHIIGTVTISANDFYKADINGDGKIDSRDMMAVYRHIIGTVTIQ, from the coding sequence GTGAGAAAAAAACAGAAACTGATAACCGTTCTTTTAGTAGGGATGCTAATATCTAGCGGTATAATTACAAATGTGTTATCTGAAGATACCATTTCTGATAGAAGTACGCCTGTTTACACGGTTCACAGAATTGAGCCAGATGGTAGTTTTTCATCTACAGTAGATAACTTTAGTACTAATAACTTTAACGACGCTCAGAAAAAAATGAATGATTATGCTAATTCACAAGACAACAAAAATATTGTTGTAAGATCGACAACAAGCCGGTCTGACACAAAAATTGTTTCTGCTTTTCGTGCTCGAGCTCAAGCGTATCCTTACAGAAAGAGTACAATTTTAGGGACAGATGGTGCAAAAACACTTGGTATTTATTATGATAATCAGCTAAAAAGCAGATACACTTATGTTCCAGCACATTACGAATTATTTTATTACCAAACTGTTTTGGTGAATGGTAAACTTGTTGCTGAAGTAGAAGTAAATGGTGCTCGTGGATTTGTAGACCTCGATCAAATTGATATTGTTCCATTGTTTTACTATGAAACAAAGAAGGAAATAATGTTAGGTGGAAATGAAGACTATTATGCAAAGAATGGATCAGATGCAGAACAACCATATAAGAAGATTGTTAGTCTCACTCATTATAAAGTTGTGTATGATGCTTCAGCTAAAACTAACGATCTTTCTGTTGTTGTAACGACCTCACATAAGAGCTCTAGTACAACAGGAGCTTCCACAACTTTTGCAATTGCTCCAAGTTGGCTTCCTCCTGGAACATATTATTCTGCAAATGGAATTAATTATTATTATGATATTGAACTAAAACAGCCAGTAAATAATGGAGCATCATTTTATGCTTATTATGTATGGTTGCCAGTTCGCTCAATGTCAAATATTACTGCAGATGATTTAAATAATTACTTGGTTAATAGATTAGGATATTCTTCCGATAAAAACAATGCTAAATATTCTGTAATTGCAGGCAATGAACAGTTGTTTATAGAATATGCAAATAAATATGGGATGAATGCTTTGATGGTTTTTGCTCAAGCTTGTTTAGAATCTACTTATGGATCTTCTACCTATGCAAGAGAGCGATTAAATCTATTTGGATGGAATGCTGTAGATTCGAACCCTAACTTAGCAACAACCTTTGCGGGATTAGATACAGCATTATCCTCATTCATGGGCACTCTATTTAGAGGGTATTTCTCAATCAATGATTGGAGATATTACGGAAATTCCTATGGTAATAAAGGATCGGGTGTGACACCGGCATATGCTTCTGACCCATACTACGGATATAAAATCGCTTCAATTGCGTACTTTATCGATTATCGCTCTGGATTTAAAGATTACGATGCTTATCAATTAGGTGTAATTACAGATAATAAGCCTGTGGATGTAAAAAAATCCTCTTCTAATTCAGCTGCAAATTGGTATTCTACTAAAACTAATAGAATTAATCAAACATTTACTATTCTTTCTGAAGAAAATGGATTTATTAAAACTAACCTCTCAATGCCAACAGAAAATGGTTCAGTGGTGGATAAAGATGTTGAAGTTGATCTTACTTCAGTCTTTGGGTATATTTCTTCAAATAGGATTACCAAGCTTCCAAAAGTGACCAATTATGGTACTTCAGTTCCTCAAACAAGAATTACACTCAAGTCAAGCGAAGTTAATTACATGATATCAACTGGTGATGGAACTAGCCTAAATATGAGATCTTCTTGGACAACAAACTCACGAATAATGACTACCATTCCTGACAATGCAATTGTTAAAAGTGTTGGAATAGCTTCAAATGGATGGGTTAAGGTTGAGTATAATGGATTAAGAGGCTACGTTTCTCCTGACTTTGTAAAACAAACAGAATCTCCTATTGAGGTTCCAACAGGAATGAAAGGTGATTTAAATGGCGATAGTAAGATTGATTCAAGAGATATGATGGCTATTTATCGCCATATCATTGGAACTGTCACAATTTCAGCAAATGATTTTTACAAAGCTGACATAAATGGTGATGGGAAGATTGATTCAAGAGATATGATGGCAGTATATCGCCATATCATAGGAACAGTAACAATTCAATAA
- a CDS encoding BglG family transcription antiterminator, with protein MKEFKIRKVLTHNIILGSDGDNEYILIGKGIGFQKKTDDVILEANISSYYVIHDRSKLTDYEMIVLNTDDSVLLVTEKALGYAEVKLNQSFDGGIHISLLDHINFALYRLKNNIEVGSFFTEEYYLMYQDLYDIASEMVLMINEALDVRLPNTEIGSIILHLHAALNKEKVSTSALYAQIISFSLGYIQNNLPLEIPSDSIARTRLITHLKFALKRTEQNKTIDNPLSDVIREKYFEIYHLSMILSQEIESRFQVKLPESEIGYIALHIYNLQY; from the coding sequence ATGAAGGAATTTAAGATTCGAAAGGTATTGACACATAATATAATACTGGGGTCGGATGGGGATAATGAGTATATCCTTATAGGAAAAGGTATTGGATTTCAAAAGAAAACAGATGATGTGATTTTGGAAGCAAACATTTCGAGTTATTACGTTATTCATGATCGAAGTAAATTGACAGATTATGAAATGATCGTTTTAAATACTGATGATTCTGTATTGCTTGTGACTGAAAAAGCCCTGGGGTATGCGGAGGTGAAGCTAAATCAGAGTTTTGATGGTGGCATTCATATTTCGCTTTTAGATCATATCAATTTCGCCCTGTATCGACTTAAGAATAATATTGAAGTTGGAAGTTTCTTTACGGAAGAATATTATCTGATGTATCAAGATCTCTATGACATTGCTTCAGAGATGGTTTTGATGATTAATGAAGCACTTGATGTTCGCTTACCAAATACAGAGATTGGATCCATTATATTGCACCTTCATGCTGCATTGAATAAAGAAAAAGTATCGACTTCTGCTTTATATGCACAAATCATTAGTTTTTCATTGGGATACATCCAGAATAACCTTCCATTGGAAATTCCTTCGGATTCAATTGCGCGAACACGACTCATTACGCATTTAAAGTTTGCGCTCAAGAGAACTGAACAAAACAAAACGATTGATAATCCATTGAGCGATGTCATTCGTGAGAAATATTTTGAAATCTATCATTTGTCAATGATCTTAAGTCAAGAAATCGAATCGCGTTTCCAAGTCAAATTACCTGAATCAGAAATTGGTTATATTGCATTACACATTTATAATCTGCAATATTAG
- the pyrH gene encoding UMP kinase — MYKRVLLKLSGEALASTDGIFDHEVLDDLARQVKTIVDDGVEVAIVVGGGNFIRGKMAEELGIDRMQVDNMGMLGTVINSLAIQGALEKVGVETRVQTAIDMVKVAEPYIPRRAIRHLEKGRVVVFGAGIGSAFFSTDTTAALRASEIKADVILMAKNGVDGVYNADPNIDFSAVKYDSLSYMQVLQEQLKVMDSTATSMCMENDIDLIVFNMNEKDNIIKVTRGETIGTIVSLGG; from the coding sequence ATGTATAAACGCGTATTACTAAAACTAAGCGGGGAAGCCCTAGCAAGCACTGATGGGATCTTTGACCATGAAGTTCTTGATGATTTAGCAAGACAGGTAAAAACGATTGTCGATGACGGCGTCGAGGTAGCAATTGTTGTCGGTGGAGGCAATTTTATACGTGGGAAAATGGCTGAAGAACTTGGGATTGATCGGATGCAAGTTGATAACATGGGGATGTTAGGAACAGTCATCAATTCATTGGCGATTCAAGGAGCACTTGAAAAAGTAGGTGTTGAAACACGAGTTCAAACTGCGATTGACATGGTAAAGGTGGCCGAACCCTATATTCCACGTCGCGCAATTCGTCATTTAGAAAAAGGTCGTGTTGTTGTATTTGGTGCTGGAATTGGTTCTGCATTCTTCTCAACCGATACTACTGCTGCGCTTCGTGCATCAGAAATTAAAGCAGATGTTATCTTGATGGCTAAAAATGGGGTTGATGGTGTGTATAACGCTGACCCAAATATAGACTTTTCTGCAGTAAAGTATGATAGTTTATCCTATATGCAAGTATTACAAGAACAATTGAAAGTGATGGATTCTACCGCAACATCAATGTGTATGGAGAACGATATTGATTTAATTGTCTTTAATATGAACGAAAAAGATAATATAATAAAAGTAACACGAGGCGAAACGATTGGAACCATCGTCTCTTTAGGAGGATAA
- a CDS encoding M50 family metallopeptidase has translation MNVIFENLINILVFAAVLSIIVTIHELGHLIAAKKFGVYCREFAIGMGPLIYSKQSKRSETKYSIRALPIGGYVAMAGEPGESGMEDVPLERTINGIARWKRLIVMLAGIFMNLVLAFVVYLGIFSIYGIVDTPRPIIQEVVAESAASEAGMMANDEIIRLEFRNGNVVRPSTANDVVLGITSFQGETVNITVLRDGQEVQLTMTPQFDAESETYKMGVYFESGQLIHVSFFETIQYTFAFIGSMIGTLVKVLGWLVQGIGLNNVGGPIAIYQQTAKVQQYGMLFFWELIASLSVSLAIMNLIPIPVLDGGRALIITVEMIVRKPLPKKVENAVMIAGFAIMLAIMVFFVFMDIKRL, from the coding sequence ATGAATGTAATATTTGAAAATTTAATTAACATTCTTGTTTTTGCCGCCGTACTCAGCATTATTGTAACAATCCATGAACTCGGACATTTGATTGCTGCAAAGAAATTTGGCGTATATTGCCGAGAATTTGCAATCGGTATGGGTCCGCTCATATACTCGAAGCAAAGCAAACGCTCAGAAACAAAGTATAGTATTCGCGCATTACCTATTGGCGGATATGTTGCAATGGCTGGTGAGCCTGGTGAATCAGGGATGGAAGATGTTCCCTTAGAACGAACAATCAATGGTATTGCCCGTTGGAAACGTCTTATCGTAATGCTTGCAGGGATCTTTATGAACCTTGTACTTGCATTTGTTGTGTATTTAGGAATCTTCTCAATTTATGGGATCGTAGACACACCCCGTCCAATCATTCAAGAAGTTGTTGCTGAAAGTGCAGCAAGTGAAGCTGGAATGATGGCCAATGATGAAATTATTCGCCTTGAATTCCGTAATGGAAATGTTGTAAGACCTTCAACTGCAAATGATGTCGTATTAGGAATTACTTCATTCCAAGGTGAAACTGTTAATATAACAGTATTACGTGATGGACAAGAAGTGCAACTCACAATGACACCACAATTTGATGCAGAATCTGAAACATACAAGATGGGTGTTTATTTTGAATCGGGTCAACTCATTCATGTATCCTTTTTTGAAACAATCCAATACACTTTTGCATTTATAGGTTCCATGATTGGAACGCTTGTTAAGGTGTTAGGATGGTTAGTTCAAGGAATTGGATTAAACAATGTAGGGGGTCCAATTGCAATCTACCAGCAAACCGCAAAAGTACAACAATATGGAATGCTGTTCTTCTGGGAATTGATTGCTTCGCTGTCTGTCTCATTAGCAATTATGAATTTGATTCCAATACCAGTATTAGATGGTGGACGTGCATTAATTATTACAGTGGAAATGATTGTGCGTAAACCACTCCCTAAAAAGGTTGAAAATGCAGTGATGATTGCAGGGTTTGCAATTATGCTTGCAATTATGGTGTTTTTTGTCTTCATGGACATCAAGCGCTTGTAA
- the uppS gene encoding polyprenyl diphosphate synthase: MNGPKHVAIIMDGNGRWATKQNKDRTFGHYYGSENVREIALAALSVGVEALTLYAFSTENWKRPQKEIEYLMKLPAIFFNKFLDELMEKGISIHVIGDLSKIPEKTRNVMLDAVEKTKNNNKLILNFALNYGSRDEIVRAVNKLVNNDEPVTEESLNDALDTFGLPEVDLLIRTGGDTRLSNYLLWQLAYAELMFVDDAWPQFTADRFLECLSNFGSRERRFGGLNQ, translated from the coding sequence ATGAATGGTCCTAAGCATGTCGCTATCATCATGGATGGAAATGGACGATGGGCGACAAAGCAAAATAAAGATCGTACATTTGGACACTATTATGGGAGTGAGAATGTGCGTGAAATTGCATTGGCTGCTTTAAGTGTTGGGGTAGAGGCTCTAACACTTTATGCTTTTAGTACAGAGAACTGGAAGCGGCCACAAAAAGAAATTGAATATCTCATGAAATTGCCAGCAATATTCTTCAACAAGTTTTTAGATGAACTGATGGAAAAGGGCATTTCGATTCACGTAATCGGGGATTTATCAAAAATTCCTGAGAAAACACGAAACGTCATGCTTGACGCAGTAGAAAAAACAAAAAATAACAATAAACTTATTCTTAACTTTGCATTGAATTATGGTTCTCGTGATGAGATTGTACGTGCTGTAAACAAGTTAGTGAATAATGATGAACCGGTCACTGAAGAATCACTGAATGATGCTTTAGACACATTTGGTTTACCTGAGGTAGACTTGCTCATTCGAACTGGTGGAGACACCCGTTTATCGAACTATTTATTATGGCAACTTGCTTATGCAGAATTAATGTTCGTTGACGACGCTTGGCCGCAATTTACGGCAGATCGCTTTTTAGAATGCCTGAGCAATTTTGGAAGTAGAGAAAGGCGTTTTGGAGGATTGAATCAATGA
- the tsf gene encoding translation elongation factor Ts: MAVTASLVKELRELTGAGMLDCKKALEATDGDVKAAQDWLREKGIASAQKKQGRIAAEGLSSVVVDGNRAVVVELNSETDFVAKNEMFLELVKTVGNSIVEQNPADLDAALALEVNGKTLGDSVVDATATIGEKITLRRFTVVEKQDDEQFGSYVHMGGKISALVVVKGGDAELAKDMAMQVASMNPQYTSREDVPQDVIDHERGIQIEIVNNDPSLASKPEKVIAGIIEGRISKSLQDISLLDQIFFKDGSSKVSQILKAANASVVTFVRFAVGEGIEKREENFAEEVAKAAQI; encoded by the coding sequence ATGGCTGTAACTGCAAGCTTAGTAAAAGAACTACGTGAACTTACTGGAGCTGGAATGCTTGATTGCAAGAAAGCTTTAGAAGCAACAGATGGCGATGTAAAAGCTGCTCAAGATTGGTTACGTGAAAAAGGAATCGCTTCTGCACAAAAGAAACAAGGTCGTATTGCTGCTGAAGGTTTATCAAGTGTTGTTGTTGATGGAAACCGTGCAGTTGTTGTTGAATTGAATTCAGAAACAGACTTCGTTGCAAAAAACGAAATGTTCCTTGAACTCGTTAAAACAGTGGGTAATTCAATCGTTGAACAAAATCCTGCGGACTTAGATGCTGCTTTAGCACTTGAAGTTAATGGAAAAACATTGGGTGACTCAGTTGTTGATGCTACTGCAACAATCGGTGAAAAGATTACATTACGTCGTTTCACAGTAGTTGAAAAACAAGACGATGAACAATTTGGTTCATACGTTCACATGGGTGGTAAGATTTCTGCATTAGTTGTTGTTAAAGGCGGCGATGCTGAATTAGCGAAGGATATGGCAATGCAAGTTGCTTCAATGAATCCTCAATATACATCTCGTGAAGATGTTCCTCAAGATGTAATTGACCATGAACGTGGAATTCAAATCGAAATCGTAAATAATGATCCTTCATTGGCTTCAAAACCTGAAAAGGTTATTGCAGGAATCATCGAAGGACGTATTAGTAAATCACTTCAAGATATATCACTTCTTGATCAAATCTTCTTTAAGGATGGAAGCTCAAAAGTGTCACAAATCCTTAAGGCTGCAAATGCTAGTGTCGTAACTTTCGTACGTTTCGCTGTTGGTGAAGGTATTGAAAAACGTGAAGAAAACTTCGCGGAAGAAGTAGCAAAAGCTGCACAAATCTAA
- the frr gene encoding ribosome recycling factor, translated as MSNALLNEGRKSMEGAIANFEQRLGTLRSGRANASLLHGVMVNYYGSPTPLDQIGQISVSEGTQLVVKLFDPSSLKDAERAISEAHPNLPVQNDGTLLRINVPKLTEETRREVAKDVSKFAEESKIAVRNIRRDLNDLAKDDDTLTEDQEKKMLEDVQKLTDEFVNKIEEISKAKTKEIMTV; from the coding sequence ATGAGTAATGCACTATTAAATGAAGGCCGTAAATCAATGGAAGGTGCCATTGCGAACTTTGAACAACGTTTAGGTACCTTACGTTCAGGACGTGCAAATGCAAGCCTATTGCATGGTGTAATGGTAAACTACTATGGTAGCCCAACACCACTTGACCAAATCGGGCAAATATCAGTAAGTGAAGGGACACAACTTGTTGTGAAATTATTCGATCCTTCATCACTTAAGGATGCTGAACGCGCAATCAGTGAAGCACATCCAAATTTACCAGTACAAAATGATGGAACACTCCTTCGTATCAATGTTCCAAAGTTAACTGAAGAAACACGTCGTGAAGTAGCAAAAGACGTAAGCAAATTTGCTGAAGAATCAAAAATTGCTGTACGTAATATCCGTCGTGATTTGAACGATCTTGCAAAAGACGATGATACTTTAACTGAAGATCAAGAAAAGAAAATGCTGGAAGATGTTCAAAAATTAACTGATGAATTCGTAAATAAGATTGAAGAAATCAGTAAAGCTAAAACCAAGGAAATCATGACGGTTTAA
- the relB gene encoding type II toxin-antitoxin system RelB family antitoxin, producing the protein MKTGVSVSLRLSKKDSELIRNFADLKGISVSEFLRDAALKQVFNEITELEYAEAKERYQTEHKSYNSIELREALGLQK; encoded by the coding sequence ATGAAGACAGGAGTATCAGTTTCGCTTAGACTCAGTAAGAAAGACAGTGAATTGATTCGTAACTTTGCAGATCTTAAGGGAATTAGTGTTTCAGAGTTCTTACGTGATGCAGCGTTGAAACAAGTGTTCAATGAAATCACTGAGCTAGAATATGCAGAAGCAAAAGAACGCTATCAAACAGAACACAAAAGTTACAACTCAATTGAACTTAGAGAAGCGTTGGGGTTACAAAAATGA
- a CDS encoding N-acetylmannosamine-6-phosphate 2-epimerase → MLNEIKGKLVVSCQALENEPLHSAMIMGRMAIAAKNAGACGIRAQGVEDILEIKRVTGLPVIGIIKKDYPDSEVYITATQKEVQALIDAGCDMIALDATKRVRPNGELTEDLLALIKKANIESMADISTLDEAIAAEKMGFDCVSTTLAGYTPYSTNVEGPNIQLIQQILQNVTIPVIAEGKIHEPKQLKAVMDLGVHSAVVGGAITRPQEIAARFIKELKQGE, encoded by the coding sequence ATGTTAAACGAAATTAAAGGAAAACTTGTCGTATCGTGTCAAGCATTGGAAAATGAACCGCTTCACAGTGCGATGATTATGGGGAGAATGGCAATTGCTGCTAAAAATGCAGGAGCATGTGGCATTCGTGCTCAAGGTGTTGAAGATATCCTTGAGATTAAACGGGTTACAGGATTACCTGTAATTGGAATTATTAAAAAGGACTATCCGGATTCTGAGGTGTACATCACAGCAACTCAAAAAGAAGTACAAGCACTTATTGATGCAGGGTGTGACATGATTGCACTGGATGCTACTAAGCGTGTGCGGCCTAATGGGGAACTCACTGAGGACTTACTCGCACTGATTAAAAAAGCAAACATTGAATCAATGGCCGACATATCAACCCTTGATGAAGCAATTGCTGCTGAGAAAATGGGCTTTGATTGTGTGTCGACAACCCTTGCTGGATATACACCTTATTCCACCAATGTTGAAGGTCCTAATATCCAACTTATTCAACAAATTCTTCAAAATGTTACGATTCCTGTTATTGCAGAGGGGAAAATACACGAGCCAAAACAGCTTAAAGCTGTGATGGACTTGGGTGTGCATAGTGCAGTTGTGGGCGGTGCAATTACACGGCCTCAAGAAATTGCTGCACGATTTATAAAGGAACTTAAACAAGGAGAATAA
- a CDS encoding phosphatidate cytidylyltransferase codes for MKERIITSIILVGVLALVLISGQTGFMVFVAIVGVIAGYEIYKIKKTEWKPSILLILWAYILSGAFLPTDYFIAVLSIALILLLAISVFNEWFSVQDMAFVFMMGTILALTLSSLVLVFSYDLFVLLYVVLATYSTDIFAYFGGTFFGKTKLIERVSPKKTVEGAIIGVIGSITVSLLFGMVYVVNRGILPFEVILTISLLVPFVGQIGDLAFSLVKRFYNIKDYGNILPGHGGILDRIDSIAFSFIVFTVVLSIIL; via the coding sequence ATGAAAGAAAGAATAATTACATCGATAATTCTAGTGGGAGTTTTAGCACTTGTATTGATATCTGGACAGACCGGATTTATGGTCTTTGTCGCAATCGTCGGTGTGATTGCCGGATATGAGATCTATAAAATTAAAAAAACAGAATGGAAACCGTCAATCTTACTGATTTTATGGGCGTATATACTTTCGGGTGCATTTTTACCAACAGACTATTTCATTGCTGTTTTATCAATTGCTCTTATCCTCTTGCTTGCTATCTCAGTATTTAATGAATGGTTTAGTGTGCAAGATATGGCATTTGTATTTATGATGGGTACAATATTAGCGTTGACGCTCTCGTCATTAGTACTCGTATTCTCGTATGATTTATTTGTATTGCTTTATGTTGTACTTGCAACATATTCAACAGATATATTTGCATACTTTGGGGGAACATTCTTTGGTAAAACAAAACTTATTGAAAGGGTATCTCCTAAAAAAACTGTTGAAGGTGCAATTATTGGTGTAATTGGTTCAATCACAGTTTCATTACTCTTTGGAATGGTTTATGTTGTAAACCGCGGTATTTTGCCATTTGAAGTAATTCTAACAATCTCATTACTCGTTCCGTTTGTAGGACAAATCGGTGATTTAGCATTTAGCTTAGTCAAACGTTTCTACAATATTAAAGATTATGGAAATATACTACCAGGTCATGGTGGTATCTTAGATCGTATTGATAGTATTGCATTTAGCTTCATTGTATTTACAGTGGTATTATCAATCATCTTATAG
- the rpsB gene encoding 30S ribosomal protein S2, with the protein MSLVTMKKLLESGVHYGHQTRRWNPKMKPYIYAAKNRVYIIDLNKTVDALEVAYTALRKIAENNGKLLIVGTKKQAQTIVVEEALRSGSFFVNQRWLGGTLTNFRTIQKSIRRLIEIEEMENSGAINVYTKKEIALLLKEKNRLENFLGGIKEMKKLPDAVFVVDPIEDRNAVLEAQKLGIPVFGIVDTNCDPDVVDYAIPANDDAVRSIRVIIQLMADAMVEPKGGVLAVAYQDQDGEDISMEDVIINVEQQAAESERRRRQRQEERRRRDDRRRQQRGPRRDDRDDNRRPAREASENKEVKETKSTTETKGGE; encoded by the coding sequence ATGTCATTAGTAACAATGAAGAAGTTACTTGAAAGCGGGGTACATTACGGACACCAAACACGCCGTTGGAACCCTAAGATGAAGCCATATATTTATGCGGCTAAAAATCGTGTTTACATCATCGACTTAAACAAAACAGTTGATGCTTTAGAGGTTGCTTACACAGCACTACGCAAGATTGCGGAAAACAATGGTAAATTGTTAATTGTTGGTACAAAGAAACAAGCTCAAACAATCGTTGTTGAAGAAGCACTACGCAGTGGTTCATTCTTCGTTAACCAACGTTGGTTAGGTGGTACATTAACAAACTTCCGTACAATCCAAAAGAGTATCCGTCGTTTGATTGAAATCGAAGAGATGGAAAACAGTGGCGCAATCAATGTTTATACAAAGAAAGAAATTGCACTATTACTAAAAGAAAAGAACCGCTTGGAAAACTTCCTTGGTGGTATCAAAGAAATGAAGAAACTTCCAGATGCTGTATTTGTTGTGGATCCAATTGAAGACCGTAACGCAGTATTAGAAGCTCAAAAACTTGGTATCCCTGTATTTGGTATCGTAGATACAAACTGTGATCCAGATGTAGTTGACTATGCAATCCCTGCAAATGATGATGCAGTACGTTCAATTCGCGTGATCATTCAATTAATGGCGGATGCTATGGTTGAACCTAAGGGTGGCGTATTAGCTGTTGCTTATCAAGATCAAGATGGTGAAGATATCTCAATGGAAGATGTAATCATCAACGTTGAACAACAAGCTGCTGAAAGCGAACGTCGTCGTCGTCAACGTCAAGAAGAACGTCGTCGTCGTGATGATCGTCGTCGTCAACAACGTGGACCACGTCGTGATGACCGTGATGATAACAGACGTCCAGCACGTGAAGCATCAGAAAACAAAGAAGTAAAAGAAACTAAAAGTACAACAGAAACGAAAGGTGGAGAATAA
- the trhA gene encoding PAQR family membrane homeostasis protein TrhA, with translation MTSDVSMKNNVRLSLGEEIGNSVTHGVMSGLLLLFLPYASVRGYMNGGLILSIGYSVFIISLFLMFLASTLYHAMAYDTKHKYVFRILDHIGIYLAIAGTYTPVCLYTIGGTLGYTILFLQWLMVLVGILYKSIAQKSIPKVSVTIYLVMGWTAVVLLPQMIRTGNWVFMTLIALGGILYSIGTYFYMQKDKPYFHMIWHIFINLAAISHFIAIIFFIQ, from the coding sequence ATGACATCTGACGTATCAATGAAAAATAACGTTCGGTTAAGTTTAGGGGAAGAAATTGGTAATTCAGTCACACATGGTGTTATGTCTGGTTTACTCCTGCTATTTCTTCCTTATGCAAGTGTGAGAGGATATATGAATGGAGGACTGATATTATCTATCGGTTATTCCGTCTTTATAATCTCTTTGTTCTTAATGTTTCTTGCATCAACGCTGTATCACGCAATGGCTTATGATACAAAACACAAATATGTATTTAGGATCTTAGACCATATTGGAATCTACCTTGCAATTGCTGGTACGTATACTCCAGTGTGCCTCTATACGATAGGTGGAACCTTGGGTTATACGATTCTATTCCTTCAATGGCTCATGGTCCTTGTAGGAATATTATATAAATCAATAGCACAGAAATCAATTCCTAAAGTTTCTGTAACAATTTACTTAGTAATGGGTTGGACCGCTGTAGTCTTACTACCACAGATGATCCGTACTGGAAATTGGGTATTTATGACCTTAATTGCCTTAGGTGGGATCCTCTATAGCATCGGTACCTACTTCTATATGCAAAAGGATAAGCCTTATTTCCATATGATTTGGCATATATTTATTAATCTTGCTGCCATCTCTCATTTCATCGCAATTATATTCTTTATTCAGTAA